In the genome of bacterium SCSIO 12827, the window ACACGACGCGGTCGGGGCGCAGGTTGAGGAACGATGTGCCCGGCTCCAGGTCCTGGGTTTCCGGATTGTCCAGATGACCCAGGACGATCTTCTCGGCCAAGGTCAGGGGCCGGCCCAGGCGGCGGCGGACGACGGCAAGATTGCGCTCGATGGTCCGGTAGAGGCGGTCGGCGACCTCGGGCGTCAGCGCGATGACGGGGGCTGTTTCGGCAGGGCTCATGGTGGCGGTCTCCTCGGCTCTGGCCCAGGCGGGCGGCATTGGTGGGTAAATGGGGTGCCGCGTGGACCGGTACGGGCAGACGCGGCTTGAGGAGAACGGTAGCCATCGCCGTAACCTATGTCTAATATATGGAAAAAGTATTATTCATATTATTTATATATGTATATGGACTGACCCACATGGACTTACGCCATCTGCGCTATTTCGTTGCCGTTGCCGAAGAAGGCAACGTCACCCGCGCCGCCGAGCGCCTGGGCATCCAGCAGCCGCCGCTCAGCCAGCAAATCCAGGCCCTGGAACGGGAATTGGATACCCAGCTTCTACGCCGCAAGCCGCGCGGGGTGGAGATGACCGAAGCCGGGCGCGCGCTCCTCGCCGACGCGCGGGAAATTCTGGAGCGGGTCGAGCGCACCGTGCAGCGGGTCAAGCGTCGCGGGCGCGGCGAGGAAGGATCGCTCGCCATCGGGTTCACCAGCTCGGCGTCGTTCCATCCCTTCGTGCTGGACGCCATCCGCGCTTTCGGCGAAGACCACGGCCGTGTCTCGCTGGCATTGGAGGAATCGAACACCGGCGAACTGGTCGCCGCCATCCATGCGGAGCAGATGGACGTGGCCTTTATCCGCTCGCCCGTCAGTCTGGTGCGTGGTCTGACCGTCCACCGTCTGCTGGACGAGGACATGGCTGTTGCCGTTCCGGTCGACCACCCCCTGGGCCGGGAGGCCGGCGCGCTGCCGCTGACCGCGCTTGAGGACGAGCCGATGATCCTCTACCGCCGACGGTCCGGTCCCGGATTGTATGACACCATCATCGCCGCCTGCCATGCCGCAGGGTTCAGCCCCCGGGTCGAGCAGGAGGCGCCCCGCGTGGTTTCCACCCTGAACCTGGTCGCGGCGGGGGTCGGTATTTCCCTGGTCCCGGCGTCACTCGACAAGCTGCATCTGGAAGGGGTCCGGTTCCGTCCCCTGACGTCCGGGTCGGGTCTGACCGCCCCCTTGAACCTGACCTGCCAGACGTCCGGCCTGTCCGTGGTCGCCACCCGCTTCGTCGATCATGTGCGCCGGGCGGCGCGGCGCCTGAACCAGGATATCAGCAAGCCGTCAGGTTGACCGCCAGGCCGCCTTCCGACGTTTCCTTGTATTTGGAATGCATGTCGGCGCCCGTCTGGCGCATGGTTTCGATGGCAGCGTCGAGCGGCACGAAGTGGGTGCCGTCGCCCTTGAGCGCCAGCGAGGCCGCGTTGATCGCCTTCACCGCGCCCATGGCGTTGCGTTCGATACAGGGCACCTGCACCAGCCCGCCCACCGGGTCGCAGGTCATGCCCAGGTGGTGTTCCATGGCGATTTCGGCGGCGTTTTCGACCTGCGCGTTGCTGCCGCCCAGGATCGCGGCCAGGCCCGCCGCCGCCATGGCGCTGGCCGATCCGACCTCGCCCTGGCAGCCGACCTCGGCGCCGGAGATCGAGGCATTGGATTTGACGATGCCGCCGATGGCAGCCGCGGTCAGCAGATAGTCGCGGATACCGGCCATGGAGGCGTCGGGGCAGAAATCCAGGTAGTAGCGCCCGACCGCGGGCACGATCCCGGCCGCCCCGTTGGTCGGCGCCGTGACCACGCGCCCGCCGCCGGCGTTTTCCTCATTCACCGCCAGGGCATAGACGCTGATCCAGTCCATGACCGTATGTTCCAGGCGGAAATTGCGTTTCTTGTCCGCCTGCAGGCCGTCCCAGATCGCCTTGGCCCGGCGTTTGACGTTAAGCCCGCCTGGCAGGATGCCCTCCTGGGTCACGCCG includes:
- a CDS encoding LysR family transcriptional regulator, with translation MTHMDLRHLRYFVAVAEEGNVTRAAERLGIQQPPLSQQIQALERELDTQLLRRKPRGVEMTEAGRALLADAREILERVERTVQRVKRRGRGEEGSLAIGFTSSASFHPFVLDAIRAFGEDHGRVSLALEESNTGELVAAIHAEQMDVAFIRSPVSLVRGLTVHRLLDEDMAVAVPVDHPLGREAGALPLTALEDEPMILYRRRSGPGLYDTIIAACHAAGFSPRVEQEAPRVVSTLNLVAAGVGISLVPASLDKLHLEGVRFRPLTSGSGLTAPLNLTCQTSGLSVVATRFVDHVRRAARRLNQDISKPSG